The Oscillospiraceae bacterium genome has a segment encoding these proteins:
- a CDS encoding O-acetylhomoserine aminocarboxypropyltransferase/cysteine synthase yields MSKKYAFETLQLHVGQEQADPATDSRAVPIYQTTSYVFHNSDHAQARFGLADAGNIYGRLTNSTQDVFEKRIAALEGGVAGLATASGAAALAYTFQALAKAGDHIVSAKTIYGGTYNYLEHTFPEHGVKTTFVDPDDLQNFEDAIQDNTKLIFFETLGNPNSNLVDIEALAKIAHKHGIPLVADSTFATPYLLRPIEYGVDIVVHSATKFIGGHGTTLGGVIVDSGKFDWEKSGKFPQLTEPNASYHGISFVQAAGPAAFATYIRAILLRDTGAAISPFNAFLLLQGVETLSLRVERHVENTKKVLEYLQNHPLVEHVNHPSLDPKYQDLYNKYFPNGAGSIFTFDIKGGEKEAKAFIDALEIFSLLANVADVKSLVIHPKTTTHSQLSEQEFNEQKIFDNTIRLSIGTENINDIIADLEQGFDAVKALNA; encoded by the coding sequence ATGAGCAAGAAATACGCATTTGAGACTTTGCAGCTGCATGTTGGCCAGGAGCAGGCGGATCCCGCTACCGACTCCAGAGCCGTACCGATTTATCAAACCACTTCTTATGTGTTCCATAACAGCGACCACGCCCAGGCCCGTTTTGGCCTGGCAGACGCCGGCAACATTTACGGCCGTCTGACCAACTCCACCCAGGATGTGTTTGAAAAGCGCATTGCCGCTTTAGAGGGCGGCGTAGCCGGTTTGGCTACCGCCAGCGGTGCGGCTGCTTTGGCTTACACCTTCCAGGCACTGGCCAAGGCCGGTGACCATATTGTCAGCGCCAAGACCATTTACGGCGGCACTTACAACTACCTGGAGCACACCTTCCCGGAGCACGGGGTCAAGACGACTTTTGTTGACCCGGACGATCTGCAAAATTTTGAGGACGCCATTCAGGACAACACCAAGCTGATCTTTTTTGAGACCCTGGGCAACCCCAATTCTAACTTGGTGGACATTGAGGCCCTGGCCAAGATCGCCCACAAGCACGGCATTCCGCTGGTGGCGGACAGCACCTTTGCAACGCCCTATCTGCTGCGCCCCATTGAGTACGGCGTAGACATTGTGGTCCACAGCGCCACCAAGTTCATCGGCGGTCACGGCACCACCTTGGGCGGCGTGATCGTAGACAGCGGCAAGTTCGATTGGGAAAAGAGCGGCAAGTTCCCGCAGCTCACCGAACCCAACGCCAGCTACCACGGCATCAGCTTTGTGCAGGCTGCCGGCCCGGCTGCGTTCGCCACTTATATCCGCGCGATTCTGCTGCGCGATACCGGCGCTGCAATCTCTCCCTTTAACGCATTCCTGTTGCTTCAGGGCGTAGAGACCCTGTCCCTGCGTGTGGAGCGCCATGTGGAGAACACCAAGAAGGTGCTGGAGTACCTGCAAAATCACCCGCTGGTCGAGCATGTGAACCATCCGTCCTTGGATCCCAAATATCAGGATCTGTACAATAAATATTTCCCCAACGGCGCCGGTTCCATCTTCACCTTTGACATCAAGGGCGGCGAAAAAGAGGCAAAGGCCTTTATCGACGCGCTGGAGATCTTCTCTCTGCTGGCCAATGTGGCAGATGTAAAGTCCCTGGTGATCCACCCCAAGACCACCACCCACTCTCAGCTGTCTGAGCAGGAGTTCAACGAGCAGAAGATTTTTGACAACACGATCCGTCTTTCTATCGGTACAGAGAACATCAACGACATTATCGCCGATCTGGAGCAGGGATTTGACGCTGTAAAAGCGCTGAACGCCTGA
- the cysK gene encoding cysteine synthase A, with the protein MAIYKSILDLVGGTPLVELTQFEKENDLKATVLAKLEYFNPAGSVKDRIAKAIVEDAEKTGKLQPGGTIIEPTSGNTGIGLAAVAAAKKYRLIITMPETMSVERRNLMKAYGAELVLTEGAKGMKGAIAKAEELHEQIPGSIIAGQFVNPVNPATHKATTGPEIWKDTEGKVDIFVAGVGTGGTVSGVGAYLKSQNPNVKVVAVEPASSPVLSTGQGGAHKIQGIGAGFVPDTLDTKIYDEIITVTNEDAFATGKRLAKSDAVLTGISSGAAVWAAEQLAKRPENAGKTIVALLPDTGDRYLSTPLFQD; encoded by the coding sequence ATGGCAATTTATAAATCTATCCTGGACCTGGTTGGCGGCACCCCGCTGGTGGAGCTGACCCAGTTTGAAAAAGAGAACGACCTGAAAGCAACTGTTTTGGCCAAGCTGGAGTATTTTAACCCGGCCGGTTCCGTGAAGGACCGTATCGCTAAGGCCATTGTAGAGGACGCAGAAAAGACCGGCAAGTTGCAGCCCGGCGGCACCATTATTGAGCCTACCTCCGGCAACACCGGCATCGGTCTGGCAGCTGTTGCTGCGGCCAAAAAATATCGCCTGATCATCACCATGCCGGAGACTATGAGCGTGGAGCGCCGCAACCTGATGAAAGCCTATGGCGCAGAGCTGGTGCTCACCGAGGGCGCCAAGGGCATGAAGGGCGCCATCGCTAAGGCAGAGGAGCTGCACGAGCAGATCCCCGGCTCCATCATCGCCGGTCAGTTTGTAAACCCGGTGAACCCGGCCACCCATAAGGCCACCACCGGCCCGGAGATCTGGAAGGACACCGAGGGCAAGGTTGACATCTTTGTGGCAGGCGTAGGCACCGGCGGTACGGTGTCCGGCGTGGGCGCGTACCTGAAGAGCCAAAACCCCAATGTAAAGGTGGTTGCCGTAGAACCTGCTTCCTCCCCGGTGCTGTCCACCGGCCAGGGCGGCGCCCATAAGATTCAGGGTATCGGCGCCGGCTTTGTTCCGGATACGCTGGATACCAAGATTTATGACGAGATCATTACCGTCACCAATGAAGATGCTTTTGCCACCGGCAAGCGTCTGGCCAAGTCTGACGCAGTGCTCACCGGTATCAGCTCCGGTGCAGCCGTTTGGGCTGCCGAGCAACTGGCCAAGCGCCCGGAGAACGCAGGCAAGACCATCGTAGCCTTGCTGCCGGATACCGGTGACCGCTACCTGTCCACCCCGTTGTTCCAGGACTGA
- a CDS encoding recombinase family protein produces the protein MQSKNKNQIGITALYCRLSRDDGTESESNSIGNQKKLLSQKAKEMGLTDTKYYVDDGYTGTNFNRPGFQQLIDDIEIGLVSAVMVKDLSRLGRDYVSVGNYTDSYFPEHNIRFIAVNDAIDSDEGESEIAPFKNILNEMYARDISKKIRSSHRLRGSMGEPLSQPPYGYMKSPENKKKWIIDPEAATVVKSIFKMCLDGKGNETIARELQENEVLIPMAYWRSKGLNRGGKKTQTNPYKWCKTTIQKILSQQEYCGDIINFKTYSKSFKNKRRIENSKENWAVFKNVNEPIIDRETFETVQKFISKTKRRAPKKENGERSIFNGLIYCGDCHSKMRYHTSTSNKEIHYFTCSDNKVDYRGNCPGRHYVRADALEEVVKLELRRLVEMLEIDESYFAQLLLRKNDEEREKDKKFLESELQKAITRSNTVSQLYEKLYEDNVIGKVSDEWFVELSHKYEKERMDLKAKIADTRHQIEELKNTNSEYGKFISAIRRFMQMDNLTTPLLRELIDHIDIFETEGTGKSRTQRIVIYYRFIGYIEFPNTTKQTHIADTRKGVAVEYITEQFTA, from the coding sequence ATGCAGTCGAAAAACAAAAACCAAATAGGGATAACTGCTCTTTATTGTCGTTTGTCCCGTGATGACGGAACGGAAAGCGAGAGTAACTCCATAGGCAATCAAAAGAAGTTGTTATCACAAAAAGCAAAAGAAATGGGTTTAACGGATACAAAATATTATGTGGATGACGGATATACCGGAACAAATTTTAACCGTCCCGGATTTCAACAGCTTATCGACGATATTGAAATCGGACTTGTTTCTGCCGTAATGGTTAAAGATTTATCCCGCCTGGGCCGTGATTATGTTTCGGTAGGTAATTATACCGACAGCTATTTCCCCGAACATAATATTCGTTTTATTGCAGTAAACGACGCCATTGACAGCGATGAGGGAGAAAGCGAAATTGCACCGTTCAAGAATATCTTAAATGAAATGTATGCAAGAGACATTTCAAAAAAGATTCGTTCATCCCACAGGCTCAGAGGCAGTATGGGAGAGCCGCTATCGCAACCGCCTTACGGATATATGAAATCTCCGGAAAACAAAAAGAAATGGATAATTGACCCGGAAGCCGCAACCGTTGTGAAAAGCATATTCAAAATGTGCCTCGACGGTAAAGGCAACGAAACCATTGCAAGAGAATTGCAGGAAAACGAAGTGCTTATACCTATGGCTTATTGGCGGTCCAAAGGACTGAACAGAGGCGGAAAGAAAACACAAACCAATCCGTACAAATGGTGTAAGACAACTATTCAAAAAATTCTTTCTCAACAAGAGTATTGCGGAGATATTATCAATTTCAAAACATATTCCAAGTCATTTAAAAACAAAAGACGTATTGAAAACTCAAAAGAAAATTGGGCTGTATTCAAGAATGTAAATGAGCCGATAATCGACCGAGAAACATTTGAAACCGTACAGAAGTTTATTTCAAAAACAAAGCGTCGGGCTCCGAAAAAAGAAAACGGCGAACGGAGTATATTTAACGGATTGATATACTGCGGAGATTGCCACAGTAAAATGAGATACCACACAAGCACCTCGAATAAAGAAATTCACTATTTCACTTGTTCCGACAACAAAGTGGATTATCGAGGAAATTGTCCCGGGAGACATTATGTCAGAGCAGACGCCCTTGAAGAAGTTGTAAAACTTGAATTAAGGCGACTTGTTGAAATGTTGGAAATTGACGAGTCATATTTTGCACAACTGCTTTTGCGAAAAAATGACGAAGAAAGAGAAAAGGACAAAAAGTTTTTGGAGTCGGAACTGCAAAAAGCGATTACACGCAGCAACACGGTATCGCAACTTTATGAAAAGCTATATGAGGATAATGTTATCGGAAAAGTCAGCGATGAGTGGTTTGTTGAGTTATCTCATAAATACGAAAAAGAGCGTATGGACTTAAAAGCCAAAATTGCGGATACTCGACACCAAATCGAAGAGTTGAAAAACACCAATTCGGAATATGGAAAATTCATATCGGCAATTCGCAGGTTTATGCAAATGGATAATCTGACAACACCGCTGCTTCGAGAACTGATTGACCATATTGATATTTTTGAAACAGAGGGCACAGGCAAAAGCCGAACGCAACGAATCGTTATATATTACCGTTTTATCGGATATATCGAATTTCCGAACACCACAAAACAAACCCATATTGCGGATACACGCAAAGGTGTTGCCGTAGAGTATATAACCGAGCAATTCACGGCATAA
- a CDS encoding ParB/RepB/Spo0J family partition protein, whose protein sequence is MIKNISINLLIPFENHPFKKRNGIEHQELTESIKENGLLEPIIVRSFPAGKYEIISGHRRVEACKELGITSVPAIIEELTKDEAIVQMVDSNIHREHILPSEKAFAYKMKSEALKHQGKTYGQVVHKSRDNISDTESGRNVQRYIRLTYLIPELLKRVDEERIAFTPAVELSYLSEYEQQILLEQIEFTDATPSLSQAQRLRKFSKNSNFFVDTVFAVLNEEKPNQKEQVRIPADKLRDVLPKGLDKQKTEDFIIKACEHYRKYLIRQRERER, encoded by the coding sequence ATGATAAAAAACATAAGTATAAATTTGCTCATTCCTTTTGAAAATCATCCGTTTAAGAAAAGAAACGGAATCGAACATCAAGAATTAACAGAAAGCATAAAAGAAAACGGATTGCTTGAACCGATAATAGTTCGTTCTTTTCCGGCGGGTAAATATGAAATTATCAGCGGACACAGACGAGTTGAGGCGTGCAAGGAACTCGGGATAACAAGCGTACCCGCAATAATCGAAGAACTCACAAAAGACGAGGCGATTGTGCAAATGGTGGATTCAAACATACACCGTGAACATATTTTACCGAGCGAAAAAGCTTTTGCATACAAAATGAAATCAGAGGCACTAAAGCATCAAGGTAAAACTTATGGACAAGTTGTCCACAAGTCAAGAGATAACATATCCGACACCGAAAGCGGCAGAAATGTTCAGCGATATATCCGCCTGACATACTTAATACCCGAATTACTTAAACGTGTTGACGAAGAAAGGATAGCCTTTACTCCTGCGGTTGAACTTTCATATCTGTCGGAATATGAACAACAAATATTACTTGAACAAATCGAATTTACTGACGCAACACCGTCATTGTCACAAGCACAAAGATTGAGAAAGTTCAGTAAAAACAGTAACTTTTTCGTCGATACGGTTTTTGCTGTTCTCAATGAAGAAAAGCCAAATCAAAAAGAACAGGTACGAATACCTGCCGACAAGTTGCGCGATGTCTTGCCAAAAGGTTTGGATAAACAAAAGACCGAAGATTTCATAATTAAAGCTTGCGAGCATTACAGAAAATATTTAATCAGACAGCGTGAGAGGGAGAGATGA